One part of the Rutidosis leptorrhynchoides isolate AG116_Rl617_1_P2 chromosome 1, CSIRO_AGI_Rlap_v1, whole genome shotgun sequence genome encodes these proteins:
- the LOC139845783 gene encoding uncharacterized mitochondrial protein AtMg00810-like: MTTNTKLALSDSATIDNPVQYRQIVGALQYVTLSRPDITFAVNKVLLHAYTDSAYNLLTSFSDADTDWAGCPDDRRSTRGYAIYLGSNLVSWSAQKQKTISRSLTESEYKALADTVAEQTWLQDLLRELRVPVKSVPTL, encoded by the exons ATGACAACCAACACCAAACTTGCTCTTAGTGATAGTGCAACAATTGACAACCCTGTTCAATACCGTCAAATTGTGGGTGCCCTTCAATACGTTACATTGTCTCGACCGGACATCACTTTCGCAGTCAACAAAGTCT TGCTTCATGCCTATACTGATTCAGCATACAACTTGCTGACTAGCTTCTCTGATGCTGACACTGACTGGGCAGGTTGTCCAGATGACCGTCGATCCACGAGAGGATATGCTATATATCTTGGTTCAAACCTAGTATCATGGTCTGCCCAAAAACAAAAGACTATCTCTCGATCCTTAACAGAATCTGAATACAAGGCCCTAGCTGACACGGTTGCAGAACAAACATGGCTTCAAGATCTATTACGTGAACTTCGTGTTCCTGTTAAATCGGTTCCTACCTTATGA